The following are encoded in a window of Rosa chinensis cultivar Old Blush chromosome 4, RchiOBHm-V2, whole genome shotgun sequence genomic DNA:
- the LOC112198139 gene encoding uncharacterized protein LOC112198139, translating to MECNKDEGIRAKEIAERKFGEKDLMGAKKFALKAQSLYPGIDGIQQLLATLDVYMRAENKIGGEADWYGIIGVDPEADDETVKKQYRKLALSLHPDKNKFVGADGAFNLLKEAWDLLSDKTKRAAYDRRRNVFVHQKVVHQKVSTAQGSQGSNGSAHQKVSTAGQGSHGATGTTTKGRASNAKAQTATKRAAPSSTPASVEPIPKSFWSECPKCRMRFEYSGKYLRCNIFCPNCNKLFQAVEIVPPAICGSKSTTPFYTGRSTPASENVGETGFISHVSLTEKSVTWVPFSRAAGASQAANAARVDLQGSARAARPSKPAKASNEEKRASKKGRKCNIDEETLARARESFTRDLNDDERKKRFDARRKKDFDASGRRDNDIL from the coding sequence ATGGAGTGTAATAAAGATGAGGGCATCAGGGCAAAAGAGATTGCAGAGAGGAAGTTCGGTGAAAAGGATCTAATGGGGGCAAAGAAATTTGCATTGAAGGCTCAATCCTTGTATCCAGGGATTGATGGTATTCAGCAACTTCTGGCGACACTTGATGTATATATGCGTGCAGAGAACAAGATAGGTGGGGAAGCTGATTGGTATGGCATAATTGGTGTGGATCCAGAAGCAGATGATGAGACAGTGAAGAAACAGTATAGGAAACTAGCTCTTAGTCTTCACCCTGATAAGAATAAGTTTGTAGGGGCAGATGGAGCATTCAACCTACTTAAGGAGGCATGGGATTTGTTGTCTGATAAAACTAAGAGAGCAGCATATGACAGGAGGAGGAATGTTTTTGTGCACCAAAAGGTAGTACACCAGAAAGTTTCAACTGCACAAGGTTCACAGGGGTCCAATGGTTCTGCACACCAGAAAGTTTCAACTGCAGGTCAGGGTTCGCATGGGGCCACTGGTACAACAACAAAAGGTAGAGCATCCAATGCAAAGGCTCAGACGGCTACCAAACGGGCAGCTCCCTCTTCCACTCCTGCTTCTGTCGAACCAATACCCAAAAGCTTTTGGAGCGAGTGTCCAAAATGCAGGATGCGATTCGAGTATTCAGGAAAGTATCTCAGGTGTAATATTTTTTGCCCGAATTGTAATAAACTATTTCAGGCAGTAGAGATAGTTCCACCAGCCATATGTGGTTCAAAGTCAACCACCCCATTTTATACAGGAAGGAGTACTCCAGCCTCTGAAAATGTTGGAGAGACAGGTTTTATCAGTCATGTGTCACTTACGGAAAAGAGTGTTACCTGGGTTCCATTTTCAAGAGCTGCTGGTGCTTCTCAAGCTGCCAACGCTGCAAGGGTAGACCTGCAGGGATCTGCCAGAGCTGCTCGCCCTTCTAAACCTGCCAAAGCCTCAAATGAGGAAAAGCGAGCATCTAAGAAAGGGAGGAAATGCAATATAGATGAGGAGACTCTAGCaagagctagagagagtttcacTCGGGATCTGAATGATGATGAAAGAAAGAAGAGGTTCGATGCCAGAAGAAAGAAGGACTTTGATGCCAGCGGAAGGAGGGATAATGATATCCTGTAG
- the LOC112197006 gene encoding F-box only protein 6: protein MEGLVMLRQLIGQLQEFVQFHGSPPQPQPHLLLHLQHQHQQQLPLLNHHHHRRWCSSNVDDSSVDDYYSFMMAAGKSGSVKMLEPSKPPPSKRSRKERARGKSSGTTNTTEPMEQHIWKDFPEDLYEAVIARLPIATFFRFRSVCRKWNSLLDSESFSQQCAEIPQANPWFYTITHENVNSGAMYDPSLKKWHHPTISSLPTKLIVLPVASAGGLVCFLDIGNRNFYVCNPLNQSFKELPARSVKVWSRIAVGMTLNGSSTSGGYKIMWVGCDGEYEVYDSLRNSWTRPGSMPSSVKLPLSLNFRSQAVTIDSTLYFMRSDPEGIVSYDMVTGVWKQFIIPTPLHLTDHTLAECGGRIMLVGLLSKNAATCVCIWELQKMTLLWKEVDRMPNIWCLEFYGKHVRMTCLGNKGLLMLSLRSRQMNRLVTYNVSSREWLKVPGCVVPHGRKRQWIACGTSFHPCLTAVA, encoded by the exons ATGGAAGGACTGGTCATGCTGAGGCAGCTCATCGGTCAGCTTCAGGAGTTCGTTCAATTCCACGGCTCTCCACCTCAACCTCaacctcatcttcttcttcatcttcagcacCAGCACCAGCAGCAGCTTCCGCTActcaaccaccaccaccaccgcag GTGGTGCTCCTCTAATGTTGATGATAGTTCTGTAGATGATTACTACAGTTTTATGATGGCAGCAGGAAAATCTGGAAGTGTCAAGATGTTAGAACCTTCCAAGCCTCCTCCTAGTAAGAGATCTCGTAAGGAGCGAGCCCGGGGTAAATCATCAGGAACGACAAATACCACTGAGCCTATGGAACAACATATTTGGAAAGATTTCCCGGAAGACCTTTATGAAGCTGTCATTGCAAGGCTTCCAATTGCCACATTTTTCCGTTTTCGTTCTGTTTGCAGGAAATGGAATTCCTTGCTGGACTCTGAAAGTTTCTCTCAGCAGTGTGCAGAGATCCCACAAGCTAATCCATGGTTTTACACCATCACTCATGAAAACGTGAATTCTGGGGCCATGTATGACCCTTCCTTGAAGAAGTGGCACCATCCCACAATTTCTTCTCTGCCAACAAAGCTGATCGTCTTGCCAGTGGCTTCAGCAGGTGGCCTGGTATGCTTTCTTGATATTGGTAATAGAAACTTCTACGTGTGTAACCCTCTGAATCAATCTTTTAAAGAGTTGCCAGCCAGGTCAGTTAAGGTCTGGTCTCGTATTGCTGTGGGGATGACTCTGAATGGGAGTTCTACCAGTGGGGGCTACAAGATCATGTGGGTGGGTTGTGATGGTGAGTATGAagtttatgactcactaaggaACTCTTGGACTCGCCCTGGAAGCATGCCATCAAGTGTTAAGCTTCCACTATCCCTGAATTTCCGATCGCAGGCTGTTACAATTGATAGCACACTTTACTTCATGCGGTCAGACCCTGAAGGAATTGTGTCATATGATATGGTCACTGGGGTTTGGAAGCAGTTTATAATTCCCACACCACTGCATCTGACTGACCACACACTTGCTGAATGTGGAGGCCGGATCATGCTGGTGGGATTGTTGTCAAAGAATGCTGCTACGTGCGTATGCATTTGGGAGCTGCAGAAAATGACACTTTTGTGGAAGGAGGTTGACAGAATGCCAAATATATGGTGCTTGGAGTTTTACGGCAAGCACGTTAGGATGACTTGCCTGGGTAACAAAGGCTTACTCATGTTGTCCTTGAGGTCGAGACAAATGAACCGCTTGGTTACTTACAATGTTTCAAGCAGGGAATGGCTTAAGGTTCCTGGTTGCGTGGTGCCACATGGGAGGAAGCGGCAATGGATTGCATGTGGCACTTCATTTCATCCATGCCTGACTGCTGTGGCTTGA
- the LOC112200296 gene encoding probable serine/threonine-protein kinase PBL12 codes for MGCEANLIVFTSEDLKLCTNNFHKNNLIGLTQFGKLYRGQIKQQGFNIGSQAGDVTVKIWDERSSCITFTNDEFLMVKEEVKFLTQPSIKGNPNLVKLIGYCCEKEVKGVVYDLNPWDTLHNLTPKDNLNWVQRINVLLQFAQLLEFLHNKEKPYLVLNTNASHIMLDWECKPTLVDFGLISGGIIGEMTPLKKKMPMSTIGFVDPFFAAKGGSYWDTSCDVFSFGVMLLGLIAKRNSELENVGKPQLGLDSLVQNWAKNVYRPNCSLVHRSLQEDWGCFAEDGSAITELGMRCVEFFPVNRPTMKKVVECLQGLLAFQRLEDARPSKREKTFHGN; via the exons ATGGGTTGTGAAGCAAATCTTATAGTGTTTACATCTGAGGACTTGAAACTTTGCACCAACAATTTCCACAAGAACAATCTGATTGGATTGACCCAGTTTGGCAAATTATACAGAGGTCAGATTAAGCAACAAGGGTTTAACATTGGATCACAAGCTGGAGATGTTACTGTCAAAATATGGGATGAGAGATCAAGCTGCATAACATTCACAAATGATGAGTTTCTCATGGTCAAG GAAGAAGTTAAATTCTTAACACAGCCAAGTATAAAGGGTAATCCAAACTTGGTGAAGTTGATTGGATATTGCTGTGAAAAAGAAGTGAAGGGTGTTGTCTATGACCTTAATCCATGGGATACCCTTCACAATTTGACCCCAAAAG ATAACCTCAACTGGGTTCAAAGGATCAATGTGCTTCTTCAATTTGCCCAACTACTTGAATTTCTACACAACAAGGAAAAGCCATATCTGGTGTTGAACACTAATGCATCTCATATAATGCTGGATTGG GAGTGCAAGCCAACACTAGTTGATTTTGGATTAATTAGTGGAGGAATCATTGGTGAAATGACACCACTAAAAAAGAAGATGCCAATGTCCACCATTGGGTTTGTTGATCCATTTTTTGCTGCAAAAG GTGGTAGTTATTGGGATACCAGCTGTGATGTATTTTCATTTGGTGTGATGCTGCTGGGACTAATAGCCAAGAGAAATTCTGAGCTAGAAAATGTGGGGAAGCCTCAGTTGGGCCTGGACAGTCTGGTGCAAAACTGGGCCAAGAATGTATACAGGCCCAATTGCTCACTTGTACACAGAAGCTTGCAGGAAGATTGGGGTTGTTTTGCTGAAGATGGTAGTGCAATTACAGAGCTGGGAATGAGGTGTGTTGAGTTCTTTCCGGTAAACCGTCCGACGATGAAAAAGGTCGTAGAGTGTCTTCAAGGTTTGCTGGCTTTTCAACGCCTTGAAGATGCTAGACCTAGCAAAAGGGAAAAGACATTTCATGGAAACTAA
- the LOC112197005 gene encoding geraniol 8-hydroxylase, whose protein sequence is MEFLSFMLFCLGFAWICSRALLSLARKSKAIPRRLLPPGPKPFPLIGNLLELEDKPHHSLTKLSKRYGPIISLQLGQVTTVVVSSPTLAKDILQTHDQILCNRNLPDGVHACNHSEYSLPWLPVSPKWRNLRRICNSYLFATKVLDANKDSRRVKVQQLIEDVDESMRAGNAVDIGRAAFATTLNLLSRTIFSVDLADPSSETARKFKDNIRGMMEDAGKPNLVDFFPLLRKIDPQGIRRRLTKYILQTVVYFKGMIDQRLESRKGKQYVTSNDMLDILINISEEGNEDMDDTQIEHFILDLFIVGTDTTSATMEWAMAELLRNPEAMSKAQAELEEVIGKGKQVEESDIAQLPYLQAVIKETVRLHPVAPLLLPRKAESDVEIGGYIIPKGAQVLVNVWAIGRDPDTWDNPDCFTPERFLGLENEIDVMGRNFELIPFGGGRRICPGLPLAMRMLQLMLGSLINCFDWKLKDGVVPETMNMEEKFGITLQMAQPLRAVPNKL, encoded by the exons ATGGAGTTCTTGAGCTTCATGCTCTTTTGTCTTGGCTTTGCCTGGATCTGCAGCCGAGCCTTGCTTTCACTTGCAAGAAAAAGCAAAGCCATACCCAGAAGGCTTCTTCCACCAGGACCAAAGCCATTTCCACTTATCGGAAATCTCCTTGAGCTCGAAGACAAACCCCACCACTCCCTCACTAAGCTTTCCAAACGCTACGGCCCCATAATCAGTTTACAACTTGGCCAAGTAACCACAGTTGTAGTTTCCTCACCAACTCTAGCCAAAGATATCCTCCAAACCCATGACCAAATCCTCTGCAACCGAAACCTCCCAGATGGTGTCCACGCCTGCAATCACTCCGAGTACAGCTTGCCCTGGCTACCTGTGTCACCAAAATGGAGAAACCTTCGTAGAATATGCAACTCCTATTTGTTTGCCACCAAAGTTTTGGATGCCAACAAAGACAGCCGGCGCGTGAAGGTGCAGCAGCTCATTGAGGATGTTGATGAAAGCATGAGGGCGGGTAATGCAGTCGACATCGGAAGGGCTGCTTTCGCAACTACGCTGAATCTGTTGTCCCGGACTATCTTCTCGGTTGATCTAGCTGACCCGAGTAGCGAGACGGCTAGGAAGTTCAAGGACAATATTAGGGGTATGATGGAAGATGCGGGGAAACCAAACTTGGTGGACTTTTTTCCTTTGCTTAGGAAGATTGACCCCCAAGGAATAAGGCGGCGCTTGACCAAATATATCCTGCAAACTGTGGTCTACTTCAAAGGCATGATCGATCAAAGGTTGGAATCAAGAAAAGGGAAACAATATGTCACAAGTAATGATATGTTGGATATCCTTATAAACATCAGTGAAGAGGGAAATGAGGATATGGACGATACACAAATTGAACATTTCATTCTG GATCTATTTATTGTAGGTACGGATACAACTTCAGCCACTATGGAGTGGGCAATGGCTGAACTACTACGCAACCCAGAAGCCATGTCGAAGGCTCAAGCTGAGCTTGAGGAGGTGATTGGAAAAGGGAAACAAGTTGAGGAATCTGACATTGCTCAGCTCCCTTACTTACAAGCAGTAATCAAAGAAACGGTTCGGTTGCACCCAGTAGCTCCATTGCTTCTTCCACGAAAAGCTGAATCAGATGTAGAAATCGGAGGGTATATTATCCCAAAGGGGGCACAAGTTCTAGTCAATGTTTGGGCCATAGGAAGAGACCCCGACACTTGGGATAACCCCGACTGTTTTACGCCGGAGAGGTTCTTGGGGTTGGAGAATGAGATTGATGTTATGGGAAGAAACTTTGAGCTTATTCCATTTGGTGGTGGGAGAAGAATATGTCCGGGGTTGCCTTTAGCAATGAGAATGTTGCAGTTGATGTTGGGGTCTCTTATTAACTGCTTTGATTGGAAGCTTAAAGATGGAGTTGTCCCTGAGACTATGAACATGGAGGAGAAGTTTGGCATCACCTTACAGATGGCTCAGCCTCTTAGAGCTGTGCCCAACAAGTTATAA
- the LOC112195926 gene encoding stress-associated endoplasmic reticulum protein 2: MTTSRRLADRKVERFEKNITKRGAVPETTAKKGKDYPVGPILLGFFIFVVVGSSLFQIIRTATTGGMA; the protein is encoded by the exons atg ACGACTTCGAGGCGACTGGCTGATAGGAAGGTGGAGCGGTTCGAGAAGAACATCACCAAGAGAGGCGCCGTTCCCGAGACGACCGCCAAGAAGGGCAAGGATTATCCCGTCGGCCCTATTCTCCTCGGCTTCTTCATCTTCGTTGTTGTTGGCTCAT CTCTGTTTCAGATCATCAGGACAGCTACCACTGGAGGCATGGCCTAA
- the LOC112197007 gene encoding uncharacterized protein LOC112197007, with protein sequence MECNRDEATRAKEIAEKKFAARDVMGAKKFALKAQNLFPGLEGMPQMLATLDVHVAAENRVNGEVDWYGVLGLEPRADDEAVRKQYRKLALMLHPDKNKSVGADGAFKLLSEAWSLLSDKAKRGAYDQRRKASTSQAPPGANGFYNFTKSSTSSTKPPKSTSRAARSSAPGSNLKPKPSTFWTVCHKCRMQYEYMRVYLNHNLLCPNCHEAFFAVEITPPPTGASKSSTSWNPSHQRQNSNHEKSTYNTGRSRDIGGPSGFTESYHQNNFQWGPFSKASGASSAAQAASVVQQAYEKAKREREEAQAATKREEALRRKHQASSKKVSGTSSNAAKRRRGMDDVGGSIKPPRDVTNQMGGVAGAANFFGSRQPNFESGRVNGTAKSSITRDFSVLEVHNLLADKARKEIRRKLNEQKSETAVKQVVNGNETEKSLKNVDAQRDQNKSGESVDRKNGASERKHSVTSSDIADAETLQSMTITVPDSDFHDFDRDRTEESFGENQVWAAYDGDDGMPRYYAIIHSVISLNPFKMRISWLNSKTNSELGPLNWVASGFTKTCGDFRVGKYEINKSLNSFSHKVRWTKGARGIICIYPKKGDVWALYRNWSPDWNELTADEVIHKYDMVEVVEDYNEELGVTVTPLVKVAGFKSVFHRHLDPREVRRIPREEMFRFSHHVPSYLHTGLEASNAPKGCRELDPAATPLELLQVVTDVKDEEIMEIDEKPKEVDVIDVDVENTDAKDEEIMEIDEKPKEVDVIDVDVGNTNGIEEIAENSRTVGEEERGSSVTPIIEIEESQETKQDERLEHASEVQVG encoded by the coding sequence ATGGAGTGCAATAGAGATGAGGCCACCAGGGCGAAAGAGATTGCGGAGAAGAAGTTTGCGGCAAGGGATGTAATGGGAGCCAAGAAATTTGCTTTGAAGGCTCAAAATTTGTTTCCGGGGCTGGAGGGTATGCCCCAAATGTTGGCAACACTTGATGTACATGTTGCTGCAGAGAACAGAGTAAATGGGGAAGTAGATTGGTATGGGGTACTTGGTCTCGAGCCAAGAGCAGATGACGAGGCGGTGAGGAAACAGTATAGGAAACTAGCTCTTATGCTTCACCCCGATAAGAACAAGTCTGTCGGGGCTGATGGAGCATTTAAGCTACTTTCTGAGGCATGGAGTTTGTTGTCTGATAAAGCTAAGAGGGGAGCGTATGACCAGAGGAGGAAGGCTTCGACTTCACAGGCCCCTCCTGGGGCCAATGGGTTCTACAATTTCACAAAAAGTTCAACCTCCAGTACAAAGCCTCCAAAGAGTACTTCAAGGGCAGCTCGCTCTTCAGCTCCTGGTTCAAATCTTAAACCGAAACCCAGTACCTTTTGGACCGTCTGTCACAAGTGCAGGATGCAGTATGAGTACATGAGAGTTTATCTTAATCATAACCTTCTGTGCCCGAATTGCCATGAAGCATTTTTTGCAGTCGAAATAACTCCTCCACCTACAGGTGCCTCCAAGTCATCCACCTCATGGAATCCATCACATCAGCGACAGAATTCGAATCATGAAAAAAGCACATATAATACAGGAAGAAGTAGAGATATAGGAGGACCTTCAGGATTCACTGAATCATATCACCAAAACAACTTCCAGTGGGGTCCATTCTCCAAAGCATCTGGTGCTTCTTCGGCTGCCCAAGCTGCAAGCGTGGTTCAACAGGCATACGAGAAAGCAAAGAGAGAGCGCGAGGAAGCTCAAGCAGCAACAAAAAGAGAGGAGGCCTTGCGGAGGAAGCATCAAGCCTCCTCCAAGAAGGTGAGTGGCACTTCATCTAATgcagcaaagagaagaagaggaatggATGATGTTGGTGGTAGCATCAAGCCTCCAAGGGACGTTACGAATCAAATGGGTGGGGTAGCTGGAGCTGCAAACTTTTTTGGATCTAGACAGCCTAATTTTGAGTCAGGTAGGGTCAATGGAACCGCCAAGTCCAGTATCACAAGGGATTTCTCCGTGCTTGAAGTTCATAATTTACTGGCGGACAAGGCTAGGAAGGAAATTCGCAGGAAACTGAATGAACAGAAATCTGAAACTGCAGTCAAACAGGTGGTAAATGGGAATGAGACAGAGAAATCTTTGAAAAACGTTGACGCACAGCGTGATCAGAACAAGTCTGGTGAGTCAGTTGATAGAAAGAATGGAGCTAGTGAGAGGAAACATTCTGTCACTTCTAGTGACATAGCAGATGCAGAAACCTTGCAGTCAATGACAATAACTGTTCCAGATTCAGATTTTCATGATTTTGACAGGGACCGGACTGAAGAGTCTTTTGGAGAAAATCAGGTCTGGGCCGCATATGATGGCGATGATGGGATGCCTCGATATTATGCCATAATTCATAGTGTGATATCTTTAAACCCATTCAAAATGCGGATCAGTTGGCTTAACTCCAAAACAAATAGTGAATTGGGCCCTCTAAACTGGGTTGCTTCTGGTTTCACAAAAACATGTGGGGATTTCAGAGTTGGCAAGTATGAAATCAACAAATCACTCAATTCTTTTTCGCACAAAGTTCGGTGGACAAAAGGTGCACGAGGGATTATCTGTATATATCCCAAGAAGGGTGATGTTTGGGCTCTCTATAGGAATTGGTCCCCTGATTGGAATGAATTGACAGCCGACGAAGTAATACACAAGTATGATATGGTGGAAGTGGTTGAAGACTATAATGAAGAACTAGGTGTAACCGTAACTCCTCTGGTGAAAGTGGCTGGTTTCAAGTCAGTGTTCCACCGGCATTTGGATCCCAGAGAGGTTAGGAGGATTCCGAGAGAAGAGATGTTCCGATTCTCTCATCATGTTCCTTCATATTTGCATACCGGTCTAGAAGCATCAAATGCTCCAAAGGGTTGTCGGGAGCTAGATCCAGCAGCTACACCGTTAGAACTTCTTCAGGTAGTAACTGATGTGAAAGATGAAGAGATTATGGAGATAGATGAGAAACCTAAGGAAGTTGATGTGATAGATGTTGATGTTGAAAATACTGATGCAAAAGATGAAGAGATTATGGAGATAGATGAGAAACCTAAGGAAGTTGATGTGATAGATGTTGATGTTGGAAATACTAATGGCATAGAGGAGATAGCAGAGAATTCCAGAACTGttggggaagaagagagagggagttcAGTCACTCCGATAATAGAAATTGAGGAGAGCCAGGAGACAAAGCAAGATGAAAGATTGGAGCATGCTTCGGAAGTTCAAGTTGGTTGA